Within the Sebastes umbrosus isolate fSebUmb1 chromosome 5, fSebUmb1.pri, whole genome shotgun sequence genome, the region atctggttcatttctgttctaatgaaactaactttattcttttactgacgactctcttgtttctgttcagagtccgtcaggttggtgggaggagacagtcgctgtgcaggaacactggaggtgaaacatcagggagactggagaccaggGAGTGGCTATTACTCAACTCTGAAGGAAGCAGCTATTGCCTGCAGAGTGctggactgtggctctgctgtttctgtcaaACAGAAAGAGGAGTCCTCATACAGATCTGTGTGGTGGATCATGTCTGACTGTGTTCAGTCTGGATCTTCTCTGAGGGACTGTGCAACATCAGCTTCCTCTGAATACATCCTggatctcacctgctcaggtaaacccatcagtgacatcatcgatgacatcatctatgacaatAATCTTCCcaggttgacacacacacaggcatcagctagaatcacagcagactgTCTCTGGCAGGAGTCTGTTGATCTGCTGCCTCCATAAATCAGGTGCTGAATGCACCAAGATATTAATCTGTAGATATATTGGTGTCGAAGTGaaaaaagcaaacgcacctatttggcaatatttcaaatATAAACCCAAATACTATGAAGGGACAATGACAATAACGTTAATGAACTAATCGCCGcaaggaggacggagcggtcacagccggtgtgtgcGGCGCAGCGGCGCCGGGTAGACCCCTACAGCCCCTCAGAAAAAGCTCCACTGGAGAGGcgagacacaccgccacccgacggtcagcacgctacacatattgaccgtcatcttttcttgcaacactgtatatattgccaaagcatattcaaatgatgaaaaatgtacattaattacatttcattaacatcagtaaaataaaatagaaatcatAACGCTCTGTAAGTCAAAAGTTGTTGGAACAACGATATCAACAGGAAACAAAGCAAACtaacaaacaatcaaacaacaacaaggtgcagacagctgtccctgtccctcagtttatgtccctgtccctgtccctgtccctcagtTTATGGCAGACTGCTACCAGCTCACAGCTCTTAGTGCTCACTCAGTCTGGCCTTTTTTCAAGGTTCTTCTTAAATGTAGATCAGTAACCATGCTCAAATAGTCTGCTGTGGTGTACTGTTGGTTTAGAGCCAGACAGCGCTGCATTCTGCTCTGTGCCTTTGTTTCTGTTTGCCAATAGGTGATGTAGTTTAGTTTTAACTGTGTTGTAATTCCGCTTCAGAGATGAAAAAATAGGTAGAAAAAATATGTATCTTTATAATTGTATTTCTCTTGTTCAAGacgtttttctctctcttaacAATCCAAATGTTTTGTGGTAAATCAGGAGCTCTTCTTTAGCATGTCTCcatgctctgtctctctctctattttatctcctatcatctctccagactctgtcaggctggtgaatgggactagtctgtgctcaggcagactggaggtgaagtcTAACCAGTCTAACCAGTCTAACCAGGggtggtcctcagtgtgtgaagctgactttgaccagcaggatgcagaggtagtctgtagggagcttggctgtggggctccttcagtcctccagggggcgctctatggagaagtggaggatccaatgtggaccaaagagttccagtgtggaggcaatgagtctgctctcctggactgtagaaGCTCAGACTCAGATAGAAACATCTGCTcacctggcaaagctgttggactcacctgctcaggtagaagaggagctgcagctctgatctggttcatttctgttctaatgaaactcactttattcttttactgacgactctcttgtttctgttcagagtccgtcaggttggtgggaggagacagtcgctgcgcaggaacactggaggtgaaacatcagggagactggagaccagtgaGTGGCTATTACTCAACTCTGAAGGAAGCAGCTGTTGCCTGCAGAGAGctggactgtggctctgctgtttctgtaggaGAGAGAATAGAGTCCTCATACAGATCTGTGTGGGGGATCATGTCTGACTGTGTTCAGTCTGGATCTTCTCTGAGGGACTGTGCAACATCAGCTTCCTCTGATTGCACCCTggatctcacctgctcaggtaaacccatcagtgacatcatctatgataATAATGTACCCAGGTTGACACACACAGGCACCAGCTAGAATGGCAGCAGACTGTCTCCAGCAGCCATGATGGAGTCTGATGAGTATCGGCCTCGGTAAATCAGCTGCCGAATGCACcaatattattattctgtttccCATCCATCCCCCTGCCTCTCCTATTGACCTTCTTCATGAGTCTGACCCTTAAAGGCTATAACTGATAAGTTAAGAACAGCCTGGTCTCAGGAAATAGGTGAGGGCAAAGATGATTTGAGCTGGGAGGCTATCCTGGTAAGGTCCACCACTCTTCTATTTGTGCTAGGCACAGGTTGATTCAGTGCAAAATGATCCAAAAGGCACACTGGAACAGGTGATAGCCCAGAGTCAACCCAAATATTGATCTAACATGTATCCGCCGCCACAGAGACCCTGCAAATCGAATTCAATATGTATTGGTCCTGTCCCTCCCTAACTACCTATTGGGAATCTGTATATAATACACTCTTTCAGGTGGCTGTATCCCTCTTGAGCCTTCACCTGACGCTTCTTTATTCGGCGTCAAACTATTAGTGCACCGTTTTGTAATGCCGCTCCAAATTGACCTTCTTTGGTAAAGCCATGTTCACATTGTAGATAAGACAGACAGAGTTAGAGTATGAGGCAACAAAAGGATGATCCTTCTCCCAGtctgaataaaaatgtttttgatcttttggctttcgatatttgtgttttgagcTAACTTAGCTAATCGATGGCATGGACCGCTCTAAACTTCTCCAGTCTGTCACTGTCAATGAGCAGTGAAAAGATGTGTCCTGATGATGAACTCATGTTGGAACTGTTCTGAGTCcagtttgaatcactgaattgttgtttcatgacatctttttatttagcgtctggtgtcttttatctctctctattttatctcctatcatctctccagactctgtcaggctggtgaatgggactaatctgtgctcaggcagactggaggtgaagtcTAACCAGTCTAACAAGGggtggtcctcagtgtgtgaagctgactttgaccagcaggatgcagaggtggtctgtagggagcttgactgtggggctccttcagtcctccagggggcgctctatggagaagtggaggatccaatgtggaccaaagagttccagtgtggaggaaatgagtctgctctcctggactgtagaagctcaggctcagatagaaacagctgctcacctggcaaagctgttggactcacctgctcaggtagaagaggagctgcagctctgatctggttcatttctgttctaatgaaactcactttattcttttactgacgactctcttgtttctgttcagagtccgtcaggttggtgggaggagatAGTCGCTGTGCAGGTACACTGGAGGTGAAATatcagggagactggagaccagtgaGGGACGGTATCTCTGCCTGGACCCTCAAGGAAGCAGCTGTTGCCTGCAGACACTTGGACTGTGGCCCTGCTGTTTCTGTAGGACGGAGAAATGAGTCCTCACTTAGATCTGTGTGGTGGATCAGGTCTGACTGTGTTCAGTCTGGATCTTCTCTGAGGGACTGTGCAACATCAGATTCCTCTCTCTACATCCTggatctcacctgctcaggtaagtccatcagtgacatcatctatgacagtaatgtttCCAGTATGTCCCTTCCTCCGTCACAGTGACAATTGGTGGTTTCCATTGGACTGAACTGTAAAGTCATCCAGGACAATGACATCCTAAAGTGTAGAGAAGTgtatggcaagccgttttaacatttaatagctcagCTTAACTATCCAGAATTAACATCAGAGATACCTACAACTACATTTTGGCTAGTCGTATTTACATTGTGACtaatcagaattttttttaccaGATATCTACGTATAATGTCGTTGTGACGAGTCAAAacgacagttagagatatctggaattcagttctgactatcctaaattacagttacagatatctcaaacctcaTTATAACTAGTCAGAATTGTTGTCATGACGTTGCTCATTaaggcttcccattggatatcAGCCCAACAGAGCATCTGAACAGTGTTAGCAGAAGCCTTTGCTAACTTGGATAGTTCGGTTAAGCgtgaaagatattcacagattcaaacttcccggatcaataactcataagagAAACATAGTTAAAACACCAAcaagggctctttctaaccgtagtaaggtagtCAACGAGCTACAGCCTCGttttaatcacaacgagccctcctccgagctggacacatgaCATTGGTCTGTCTGTAGGCCTTTCCCATTTCCCAGTTTGTACATCCTCGAttcttttcctcgcctcctctcctcgcgtcttagtcccgcccatGAGAGATGCGAGCTGAGGAGGCGAGGTAGagacgcgaggagagaggagttggattttacttaattttgtacttaaggaatttttttatttcttaagaATTTGACTTAATTTTGTACTTAAGgaattttcttatttcataatagaggacaggaggaaggactgatactgactgatggaggacagaagaaaggaggaaggactgatactgactgatggaggacagaggacaggaggattTTGTGGCTTTTGAATAAATGGCTactttttcagtcatatattttcatcattcaagttttgttaaaattattgttataatatcgtatcaaGATCATGAACCCAATATCGTGTATCGTGAGATGAGTGAATCGCCACATccctaatacatatatatactgtatatacatacctttacatacagtacagtatatacatatatacaaatataaacatacataatatataacatacatacatatacacactatactgtatatatatatatatatatatatatatatgaatacaggtatattcagacagacaggacagacattaaagcatgtaaacatgttctagtagacacccaaaatacaagtacgtGAACGGAAAAaagagcatgatatgtcccctttaattctTTGTGGCATACAGTACATTCAACCTCAGGGATGCTGGTCCATATTGACATGATGGCATCACACGGTTGCTAGCACATCCACGATGTGACTCTCCTGTTCCTCCACATCCCAAAGCTGTTctattggattgagatctggtgaCAGACTGGGAGTACAATGAACTCATTGTCATGTTCAATAAACCAGTTTGAGATGATTTGAGCTTGTGACATGGTGCGTTGTTCTGCTGGAAGTAGCCATTAGTGGTCATAAAGGGATGGACATGGTCAGCAACAATATTCATTTGGTAGCATGTGTTGACTTATTTCAACAGTCATGCTGATGGGGTTGACCGTTTGTCTCTTGTAAACAGTAAATGCTTTGACAAACCACAAGGAAGGCGTTTCATTTTGTCTTTCACTTTAATACAATATCAGCAGCACAGTAGAAACATTATATACAATACAGTCAATACCATCTGGCACATATTGTGACTCAACTAGGGTAATAATGCGACGACCTTTTGCCAGTCAGGTGGGCAAAAGCCTAGTTTACCATTCAGGATCGGATCAACACTGCGCTGCAGAACTCAGAGACCCGGCTTCATGTGTCCAGGT harbors:
- the LOC119488523 gene encoding scavenger receptor cysteine-rich type 1 protein M130-like; the protein is MDQLLVLLLLLWSSGLQAEENHTSTESVRLVGGDGRCAGTLEVKHQGDWRPVSGYYWTLKDAAVACRELDCGSAVSVKQKEESSYRSVWWIMSNCVHSRSALRKCATSDTSSAILDLTCSDSVRLVNGTSLCSGRLEVKSNQSNQSNQGWSSVCEADFDQQDAEVVCRELGCGAPSVLQGALYGEVEDPMWTKEFQCGGNESALLDCRSSDSDRNICSPGKAVGLTCSESVRLVGGDSRCAGTLEVKHQGDWRPVSGYYSTLKEAAVACRELDCGSAVSVGERIESSYRSVWGIMSDCVQSGSSLRDCATSASSDCTLDLTCSDSVRLVNGTNLCSGRLEVKSNQLVGGDSRCAGTLEVKYQGDWRPVRDGISAWTLKEAAVACRHLDCGPAVSVGRRNESSLRSVWWIRSDCVQSGSSLRDCATSDSSLYILDLTCSVPPMRDAS